The genomic DNA TTATGAACAAACAAAATGCTAAATATTTTTTTATTAAAACTTTAGGCTGTAAACTTAACTATGCGGAAACTTCTTTCATTATAAATAAATTAAATTCTGAAAGCATTTATCATTCAAAAAAATCATCTGATGCAAATATAATTATTGTAAATAGCTGTGCTGTAACTTCTGTTGCTGAAAAAAAAACTAGGCAAACAATAAATAAACTTTTACGAGAAAATCCTGATGCAAAATTTATTATTACAGGCTGTATGGCTGATGTAAACGAAGTTGAATTACATTCTTTGTTTAAAAATAATAACTATGAAATTATAAAAAATGCTGAAAAGAAAAATATTTTGAAATACGTAAAAAATGAAGCTATAGCAGCTATTGACACAGCTACTCCATTTTTCAGTGCTTACAATTTTGAAGGTCGCACTCGCAGTTTTCTAAAGATACAAGACGGTTGTAATAATTTTTGCACCTATTGCACCGTTCCATACGCAAGAGGACGAAGCATAAGCAACTCAATCGCAGGTGTAATAAGCGATATTGAAGATATTATTTCAAAAGGATTTAAAGAAATTGTTTTAACAGGAGTAAATATTGGAACATTCGGAGAAGCTAATAATGAAAGCCTACACGCTCTCTTAAAAGAAATTGATTCAAAATTTTCAGACATTAGAGTTAGAATAGGAAGCACAGAGCCAGATTTGCTCACAGAAGAAATAATAGAACTTATTTCAAGTTCAAAAATAATTATGCCACACTTTCATCTGCCTCTTCAAAGCGGCTGCGACTCAATTTTAACAAAGATGCAAAGACATTATAGCACAAATTTTTACAAAAACGTAACAGAGCTTATAAAAAAACGAATTCCTAAAGCATGTATAGCTGCTGACCTAATCACAGGCTTTCCCGGCGAGTACGAAAGCGAATTTAATCAAACTTATAACTTTATTGAAAATACTAAAATTGACTTTATACATGTTTTCCCGTACAGCAATAGACCTCTGGCAAAAGCAAGTAAATACGATAATCAAATAAATCCTCTTGAAATACGAAAAAGAATGAACAGTTTGCTTTTGCTTGGCGAAAGAAAAAAATTATCTTTTTTTAAAGAAAACTTGAATTCAACTCAGCAACTTTTAGTGGAAGCCACAAGCAAAAACAACCTTAAATTCGGATTTACAAATAATTATATAAAATGTGCTATACCCGCAAATTCAGCTAAAGAAAATGAAATAATAAACATAAAACTCAACAAAATATCAAGCACCAATGACTATATTCTTTCGAGTATATGCTAAAACATTTTGCTTTAAAATTTTAATTTACTTTCAAATTCTCAAATAAATAATTATTTTTGCTTTCATTATGAATAAATCTTCTTTAATCTCAGATATATCAAATGCTGCCATCGATGCAGGTAAATTTTTAATAGAATCCGCTAAAAGTTTCGATATCGAAAAAGTAGAAACTAAAGGCGAAAATAATTTTGTATCATACGTTGACAAAGAATCTGAAAAGATTTTGATTGACAAATTAAGCAAAATTATTCCCAAATCTGGCTTTATTGCTGAAGAAAGCGGGAGCAAGGAAATAAAAAATGAATGGGTTTGGGTTATTGACCCGCTAGATGGAACAACAAACTTCATACATGGCATTCCATTATATTCTGTAAGCATTGGACTTTTAAAAGACGGAGAATTATTTGCAGGCGTAATTTACGAGCCAAATATAAATGAACTTTTCCATGCTATAAAAGGCGAAGGTGCGTTTTTAAATGGCAAAAGAATTTTTGTTACCAAAACTTCCGAATTAAAAGATTCTTTTTGGGCTACTGGATTTCCATATT from Bacteroidales bacterium includes the following:
- the mtaB gene encoding tRNA (N(6)-L-threonylcarbamoyladenosine(37)-C(2))-methylthiotransferase MtaB, producing MNKQNAKYFFIKTLGCKLNYAETSFIINKLNSESIYHSKKSSDANIIIVNSCAVTSVAEKKTRQTINKLLRENPDAKFIITGCMADVNEVELHSLFKNNNYEIIKNAEKKNILKYVKNEAIAAIDTATPFFSAYNFEGRTRSFLKIQDGCNNFCTYCTVPYARGRSISNSIAGVISDIEDIISKGFKEIVLTGVNIGTFGEANNESLHALLKEIDSKFSDIRVRIGSTEPDLLTEEIIELISSSKIIMPHFHLPLQSGCDSILTKMQRHYSTNFYKNVTELIKKRIPKACIAADLITGFPGEYESEFNQTYNFIENTKIDFIHVFPYSNRPLAKASKYDNQINPLEIRKRMNSLLLLGERKKLSFFKENLNSTQQLLVEATSKNNLKFGFTNNYIKCAIPANSAKENEIINIKLNKISSTNDYILSSIC
- a CDS encoding inositol monophosphatase, whose protein sequence is MNKSSLISDISNAAIDAGKFLIESAKSFDIEKVETKGENNFVSYVDKESEKILIDKLSKIIPKSGFIAEESGSKEIKNEWVWVIDPLDGTTNFIHGIPLYSVSIGLLKDGELFAGVIYEPNINELFHAIKGEGAFLNGKRIFVTKTSELKDSFWATGFPYSDFDMMDKYINFIKFSIENTHGIRRLGSAAVDLAYTACGRLDGFFEFGLSPWDVAAGALIVKEANGKVADFKKGNDYIYGKEIIACNHALFESFYAEFNRIYFSK